The Pseudanabaena yagii GIHE-NHR1 genome segment TTCTGCGGCAATATGGCAATATGAGTTCGCCGACGATTCTATTTATTCTCAAAGAGATATTAGCCAAACATCAAGCAGGAATTAGCGATCGCTCTAATTCTACTTTTCATCATGGAATTGCCTTAGCCTTTGGTCCTGGACTATCCATTGAAGGTTGTTTATTTCAGAAAGTCTAAGACCCTCACCCCTAGCCCCTCTCCCGCAGGAGAGGGGAACAAGATTTTTTGCTCCTCCTCTCCTGCGGGAGAGGGGGCTGGGGGGTGAGGGCAAGATTCATAGTCAATCAATTATTTTAGGAATATTTATGCCTTCATTTCAAATCCGCACCGATCAAGATGAGTTGATGGATGATTTCACAATTCAGGATGAACGCCTGACGGATGCTTTAGAACAACTGCGCCCAATTAATCAACTCTTGGGTGGCTATGCAACTACGATGGAAATTATTGCTCCTTTTTTGAGAGCAAAATCGCGATCGCAACCAAATCAAACGATCCGCATTCTGGATTTGGGTACGGGTATTGGCGATTTTCCTGAATATATTGTGCGGTGGGCAGCAGCGCAATCCTCTGTGATTAATGTCGAAGTTGTGGCGATCGATGCGAATCCCGTAACGGTGGACTATGCCCGTTCTGCCTTACAAAAGCGTTTACCGTCAAACTTGCAATCAAAAATTAATGTGGAAGTTGCCGATGCTCTGGCGCTTCCCTACGATGACGGTGAGTTTGATATAGCGATCGCTGCCATGTTTTTACATCACTTTGCCCATGAGAATGCTGTACAAATTGTGCGATCGATGCAGCGTGTATCCAAGCATGGAATTCTGATCAATGATTTACATCGCCATCCCCTCGCCTATTACGGCATCTATGCCCTTACAAGGCTATTGCCTGCGGTAGATATGGTGCGGAATGATGCACCCGTTTCTGTTTTGCGCGGATTCAAATCTCCTGAATTAAAAAGCATCGCCGAATCCGCAGGTTTAAGCAATTTCTCGCTCAAGTGGCGCTATGCCTTTCGTTGGGTATTAAGCAGTGTAGAGCTTAAGTAATAGAAGTAGGTGGATGTTCTCCCATCTTTACCCACATTCTGCGTACACGAATTAATTCAGGACGATTCATTTTTAGTGCTGCAATGGTTGCTCTACCAATTGCCGTAATCCCTATGATTTCTGTGCTATCTTCTCCCCAATTAAATTCCTCTAACCATTTTTGCTTTTGAGGATGAAATAGTGGGACTAATTCTTGGCTTAATGGGTCAATTGCAGTCTGTCGTGACGATTTATAGCGATTGCAAGACGGACAAGAAAGGCATAGATTCTCAAACGTTTTAGCTCCGCCTAATGAGCGAGGATTAATATGTTCAATTTCAAATGTCGTTACAATCAGAGATTCAGCCGTTTGGCAATACGCACAACAGTTGGAAAATCGTCCCCGAATTTGACGCTGTAAATCGACAGAAATATATACGCTCACGCTGATTTTGCATAGTTCTCTATGCTTTTTAAGGTATATCTAGCTCTAGTTTTGAGAATATTTAACTGATCCACTCTGAGCAAAAGTTGATCTAATTTAGCTAATTCATTGTTTGAAAGGATATTTTCAGAATTACGTGCCAACATGTCACTAAGTTGTTGTTGAGAGTCAGTTGTCAATTTACTCTCAGCTAATGCTTCTAGTTCAGGAATACTTAGACCTTGTAGTAGGTCAGGATCAGTATTTGAGGTCAACCGATTGTAGGTTGTGATATCTAACACAACTCCAACTTTTTCGCCTTGTTGGTCAGTTATATATTGCAAGGACATGGCTTTTGCTAGGTTAGCGAAGTTAACAAACAATTTATACTTACTTCAAGATACAAGTAAGAAATTCTGAGGTCAAGCTTATAAAGGTCTTATTTTTGGTGAGTTAAAATTATTAAAGGCAAATAAAATATAGATGGTTACTAATTCATAATATACACAAATAAATGACAATTAAATTACTAAAGAGAATAACTCACAAAAATTTTAAGGGTATAAGAAAATCTGTTCAGGAAGTAAAAGTTTTACCCAAGAAACTTGAAAAATCATTAGAACAAGCAAACAAAATAGTTCCTGTTGTCATTCGTAATCCTCTAGATAGTACTCTTCCATGTAGAAAAGATGAGCCTTATCTTGGAGCACATATTTTTGTAGTTAAGATTCATCCTAATTTAGGATTGCGATACCAGCATCATGGGATATACGTTGGGGAAAACTGCGTTATTCATCTAATGGATAATGGCATTGTGAGTAAAATTAGTTTGAAACAATTTCGTCGTATGGGACGAAAACACCGCTACGGGATTATACATAGTCCTCGTAAAGGTTCTCACAAAATCGTAGTTGAGAGAGCTAATAAACTACTTCGTAGACAAAAACTTAGATACAATTTGTTAAATCGAAACTGCGAACATTTTGCTCATTATTGTCGGAGTGGTGCATGGAGAATTTGAAGAGACTTTATAATTAAAAAAGTTTATCTTAGCGAATCTGTATAAGTTAAATTCTTTCTAACGAAAATAGAGTGTTTTTTAACAGTTTTACTTAATGTCACTCCATTAAAAGTTTAGAATCAATGATATCAGGATAAAATATGAATTATGACGCGATCGCGATTGGTGCTGGGCTATCGGGCTGTAGTGCTGCCATTCAACTAGCAAAACTTGGTTATCGTATATTACTGCTAGAGCAAAGCCATTATCCTGTACACAAACTCTGCGGAGAGTTCCTTTCCGTTGAAGTTACCGCAGCATTTGAGAACTTAGGTATATTGGAACAGGTTCACAAAGTCGGCGCACATCCGATTCATCGTGCTTACTTAACTACCTCTAGCGGCGCATCCTTTCGGAGTCCATTGCCTAGCACTGCTCTTGGTCTTAGTCGCTATCAACTAGACCTGATGCTATTTGAACGTGCCAAAGATTTGAATGTCACTTGTATCGACAATACTAAGGTTACGGGTGTTACGGGAAATCTTGCAGAGGGATTTCAAGTTAGTACTACTAAAGGAGAATTTTCTGGACGCTTAGTATTAGGAGCATTTGGGAAAAGATCTTCCCTCGATCGCACACTCAATCGTAAATTTATCGCCAAGCGATCGCCTTGGATTGCCTATAAAGGACATTTCACAGGGATTGATATTGGTGATGTGATCGAGTTGCATAGTTTCCCCAATGGTTATTGTGGATTGTCACAAATTGAAACTGGGGAAATCAATGTTTGTTGGATTGCCCATGAACGAGTGATGAAAGAGCCAATTCATCAAGATTTAGGTATTCCTGAATCCTTGGCGAAAAACCCTGTACTAGCCGATCGCTTTGCTCATATGCAGCGAGTTTCGCCTTCTCTACAGGGCTTAAGCCAGATTAGCTTTGCGCGTAAAGAAAACTTTTATAACGATATCTGTATGATTGGTGATACAGCGGGCATGATTACGCCGCTTTGTGGTGATGGCATGGCGATGGCTCTACGTGCAGCCGAAATAGCAGTTCCCTTGGTGAGTCAATTTCTCGAACAGCAAATTAACGCGATCGCCTTTAAGCAACAATATACGATCGCATGGCAAAGGGAATTTCAAATGCGCTTACAACTAGGGCGAATCATGCACAATTGCTTTGTGCAGCCACCCCTCGCAAATATGGGAGTGAGTCTATGTCAGATGGTTCCTGCATTAGGTAATTGGATTATTGGTGCAACTCGTGGGAAACCGCAGCAATTACTCAAAACTGACTTTGCGAGTAATGCGCTCACCTAAAGCAATGCCGACACCTGCAAGGAGAAAAGCGATCGCTGTTAGTAAAATCGCATTTGGCGTGGAAAGCATCTCTGAGGATTTGGGAACGAGATAACCAAAGATAGCGATCGCCCCTGACAATCCGCCAAAGAATGTCCCAACTGTTAACCCACCGAGTGCCTTCGGAACCATTGTGAGGGCAAAGGCAACCATGCCATTATTTACGGCACTGAGGAATCCTAATATCAACAAAATAACGATCAAGGAAGCGATCGCCCCATAGCCACCTGCTAACAAGCCTAGTCCCGCCGCAATTCCACCTAAACTAAAGATCATCAAGCGTTTGTTATCGATAAATTTGGAGATATTACCAGTACCGACCGCCAATAGCGCCTGAGTAATTAATGCTGAACCCATTAAAACTTCAAAGGATAAACCTGTAAGTCCTGTAAGATCTGCTTTGAGGGTGCGGGGTAACACATCTCCCATCAGCAAGCGCATTCCTAAACCGATCGCTCCACCAACGAGCATCACGATCGCTAAATTATTTAAGAAATCTCTAATCTTGAATGGTTCCGCATTTTCTAAGGCGGGATTGAGATTTTTGGGAATATAGATCATCGCGCTGCGTAAACCTGCAACACCTGCGAGCAGGGTGAATGAGGCGATCACAAAGGTCGCTGGTGCGCCCAGTCCCAGAATAAAGCTAGTCGCTAAGGGGCGAATCGAACCGACAAAACCACCGACCAAGGTTAAAACACTACCTGCAAGCGGCAATTGGGTAGCTCCCGCAAAGCTTGCCAATAAACAAATCACGGGACTGCGAAAGGTTGCCATGACGATCGCCCACAGAACCGCCAAGCTCGGCAAGATCAAGCGGACAATTTCATTGGAACCACCAAAAACGACGACGGCAGGCAGGGCAATAAATAAAGCTGTTGAGCCAATTACTCCCGCCACAATCAAGGGCATCCGTGAGCTATACCAACGCTGCCAGCGATCGGAGAGTCCCCCAAATAATGGCTCGATAATTACCGCGATCGCACTTTCGATCACCAATAGCAACCCTGCAAATTGTTGAGCTTGACTAGTGGGGTATGCAAACACCTGCTCGATAAACTTGGGCAAGTACACCGCATACGCTATCCAAGTCAGAGAGATTGCCCCCTGCACTGAGGCAAGACTCCACACTTGCAGCCAACGTATTTGATTAGATGCTGGATTTGGTGATGGTGCGATCGACATAAAAAACTTCCCTCTCGCGTGACATTTAGAGAGAGGCGCTTTACGCCTCTCTCAGGTGTTTATTTTTGCAGCATACAGCCCTGCATGGAAGTTGTCCCATCAGGCATAGTTGCACGGCAAAGATTCGCTTGGCTGAGGTCAACATTTGTAACGATCGCATTGGTGAGGTCAGCGCGATAAAGATCGGCTCCCTTAAGATTTGCACCTGTCAAATCTGCACCATAGAGGCTCGCATTACGCAAGGAAGCATTGCTGAGATTAGCGCGATTGAGTTTGGCATAGACCAATTCGATATCGATCAAATTAGCATTTTGCAAGTTGGCTTCAGTTAGATCAATATATTTCCAGCGACTATTCCGCGCATTTGCACCCGATAGATTTGCCTGAATCAAGTCACTATTAATCAAAAAAGTATTTCGCAGGTCAGAGTTGCTGAGATCGGCGCTCCGAAAGTCAGCATAATACATCGTGCTAAAAGCTAAAGTTGCACCAGAAAGTGCGCTTTTCCTTAGATCAGCAACATCAAGAAAAGATTCACGGAGATCTGCCCCATTTGCCGTGATGCCACTCAGTTCACAGCGCTGACATGTGTGGTGTTCCAATAAAGACTTGAGATGTTCGGCATTTTGCGCTTGTACGCTCGATGTCATACCAATGGCCATCACACTAGCAATCATAGTGCTAGCGATCGCAGTCACGGAATGATTAAAGGCTGTTGACTTCATAAAAAGTACCTAATTTTAGCAATCCTTTATTCATTGTTAACACAATGCTAGGCTCTGCAACACAGCAAAATGTAACAAAATTTATCCTGTGTTTCTACGCATCAAGATATGTAAAACCAAAAACCAGAAGTAGAGTTGTGGCGCGAAGCGCCACAACTCTACTTCTGGTTTTTATATTTTAACTTACTTGGCTTTAGCTATAAATAACCACAAAGCAAGAAATAGCGGCAAGATAGAGGGATATACTCTCAACTTAATTCCTGAAATGATGGTCTGATGATTTTGTATACTGA includes the following:
- a CDS encoding pentapeptide repeat-containing protein; amino-acid sequence: MKSTAFNHSVTAIASTMIASVMAIGMTSSVQAQNAEHLKSLLEHHTCQRCELSGITANGADLRESFLDVADLRKSALSGATLAFSTMYYADFRSADLSNSDLRNTFLINSDLIQANLSGANARNSRWKYIDLTEANLQNANLIDIELVYAKLNRANLSNASLRNASLYGADLTGANLKGADLYRADLTNAIVTNVDLSQANLCRATMPDGTTSMQGCMLQK
- a CDS encoding HNH endonuclease, which gives rise to MSVYISVDLQRQIRGRFSNCCAYCQTAESLIVTTFEIEHINPRSLGGAKTFENLCLSCPSCNRYKSSRQTAIDPLSQELVPLFHPQKQKWLEEFNWGEDSTEIIGITAIGRATIAALKMNRPELIRVRRMWVKMGEHPPTSIT
- a CDS encoding NAD(P)/FAD-dependent oxidoreductase; protein product: MNYDAIAIGAGLSGCSAAIQLAKLGYRILLLEQSHYPVHKLCGEFLSVEVTAAFENLGILEQVHKVGAHPIHRAYLTTSSGASFRSPLPSTALGLSRYQLDLMLFERAKDLNVTCIDNTKVTGVTGNLAEGFQVSTTKGEFSGRLVLGAFGKRSSLDRTLNRKFIAKRSPWIAYKGHFTGIDIGDVIELHSFPNGYCGLSQIETGEINVCWIAHERVMKEPIHQDLGIPESLAKNPVLADRFAHMQRVSPSLQGLSQISFARKENFYNDICMIGDTAGMITPLCGDGMAMALRAAEIAVPLVSQFLEQQINAIAFKQQYTIAWQREFQMRLQLGRIMHNCFVQPPLANMGVSLCQMVPALGNWIIGATRGKPQQLLKTDFASNALT
- a CDS encoding lecithin retinol acyltransferase family protein, with product MTIKLLKRITHKNFKGIRKSVQEVKVLPKKLEKSLEQANKIVPVVIRNPLDSTLPCRKDEPYLGAHIFVVKIHPNLGLRYQHHGIYVGENCVIHLMDNGIVSKISLKQFRRMGRKHRYGIIHSPRKGSHKIVVERANKLLRRQKLRYNLLNRNCEHFAHYCRSGAWRI
- a CDS encoding methyltransferase domain-containing protein, which codes for MPSFQIRTDQDELMDDFTIQDERLTDALEQLRPINQLLGGYATTMEIIAPFLRAKSRSQPNQTIRILDLGTGIGDFPEYIVRWAAAQSSVINVEVVAIDANPVTVDYARSALQKRLPSNLQSKINVEVADALALPYDDGEFDIAIAAMFLHHFAHENAVQIVRSMQRVSKHGILINDLHRHPLAYYGIYALTRLLPAVDMVRNDAPVSVLRGFKSPELKSIAESAGLSNFSLKWRYAFRWVLSSVELK
- a CDS encoding MFS transporter, which translates into the protein MSIAPSPNPASNQIRWLQVWSLASVQGAISLTWIAYAVYLPKFIEQVFAYPTSQAQQFAGLLLVIESAIAVIIEPLFGGLSDRWQRWYSSRMPLIVAGVIGSTALFIALPAVVVFGGSNEIVRLILPSLAVLWAIVMATFRSPVICLLASFAGATQLPLAGSVLTLVGGFVGSIRPLATSFILGLGAPATFVIASFTLLAGVAGLRSAMIYIPKNLNPALENAEPFKIRDFLNNLAIVMLVGGAIGLGMRLLMGDVLPRTLKADLTGLTGLSFEVLMGSALITQALLAVGTGNISKFIDNKRLMIFSLGGIAAGLGLLAGGYGAIASLIVILLILGFLSAVNNGMVAFALTMVPKALGGLTVGTFFGGLSGAIAIFGYLVPKSSEMLSTPNAILLTAIAFLLAGVGIALGERITRKVSFE